One window from the genome of Gadus morhua chromosome 16, gadMor3.0, whole genome shotgun sequence encodes:
- the barx2 gene encoding homeobox protein BarH-like 2 codes for MHCQAELRLASLGQLKAARRRYKTFMIDEILSKETCDYFEKLSLYSACPSLIVRPKPLHSCSGPSSLRSYPLLSVITRQPPSVPTHLAQPQPPSPGRVSQHLPLLSGGSPHPHQPHIHHHRPPRGSDSSPSQTPVSISSESDTEHGGPRLKKPRRSRTIFTELQLMGLEKKFQKQKYLSTPDRLDLAQSLGLTQLQVKTWYQNRRMKWKKMVLKGGHEAPTKPKGRPKKNSIPTTEEIEAEERRVRLEQGERMRRAAGDAALACGGGEGDGDGGRGGDEAQQEPQDLSMVVVGSGPSTGPAAAEEKDVHSLALGMQVVEHHESPLPMQPGSPLAS; via the exons ATGCACTGCCAAGCCGAGTTAAGGCTCGCCTCCCTCGGGCAGCTGAAGGCGGCGAGGAGGCGCTACAAAACTTTCATGATCGACGAGATACTCTCCAAGGAAACGTGTGATTATTTTGAGAAACTTTCTCTATACTCGGCCTGTCCGTCGCTGATCGTTCGACCGAAGCCTCTCCACTCGTGTTCGG gccCGTCCTCACTGCGCTCCTACCCGCTCCTCTCCGTGATCACACGGCAGCCCCCCAGCGTACCCACCCACCtcgcccagccccagcccccgtCCCCGGGCCGGGTGTCCCAGCACCTGCCGCTGCTCTCCGGCGgcagcccccacccccatcagccacacatccaccaccaccgcccgcCGCGGGGCTCCGACTCCTCGCCCAGCCAGACGCCCGTCAGCATCAGCAGCGAGTCGGACACGGAGCACGGCGGTCCGCGCCTCAAGAAGCCGCGCCGCAGCCGCACCATCTTCACCGAGCTGCAGCTCATGGGCCTGGAGAAGAAGTTCCAGAAGCAGAAGTACCTCTCCACGCCCGACAG GTTAGACCTGGCTCAATCGCTTGGCCTCACGCAGCTCCAGGTTAAGACGTGGTACCAGAACAGACGCATGAAGTGGAAGAAAATG GTGCTGAAAGGAGGTCACGAGGCGCCCACCAAGCCCAAGGGACGTCCCAAGAAGAACTCTATCCCCACCACGGAGGAGATCGAGGCGGAGGAGCGGCGCGTGAGGCtggagcagggggagaggatgaggagggcggCCGGGGACGCTGCCCTGGCCTgcggtggaggggagggagacggggacggggggaggggaggagatgaggccCAGCAGGAACCTCAGGACCTGAGCATGGTGGTCGTGGGGTCAGGCCCTTCGACGGGGCCGGCTGCGGCGGAGGAGAAGGACGTCCACAGTCTAGCCCTCGGGATGCAGGTCGTGGAGCACCATgagtcccccctccccatgcaGCCGGGCAGCCCCTTAGCAAGCTAA
- the rbm7 gene encoding RNA-binding protein 7 — protein sequence MGIEEEADRTLFIRNLDQRVSEEILFELFVQAGPLCKTKIPKDNEGKQKTFGFAVYRHEVSVPYAMQLLDGTTLFGKTIGVQFRSGSSHSNSPGKQQNTSPGNTPNPHGRITPVQWNSPPYSPSPQNQRTYSSPDSLQKHVVMNNMMLQLHMQQLQQLNGGGLAGAAPRNQPSAGAPGGIGGGSWQQDNPSNWQRQSSQQQYNNNSGGGANDSSSIHHSRSQRYTEESSRHQQNTHNRDNYHHNDRRTGRHHDNSGGRPYDTHRGGQRGNQEGRHRRY from the exons ATGGGAATTGAAGAAGAAGCCGATCGCACTCTGTTTATTCGAAATTTGGACCAAAGAGTGTCcgaggaaatattgtttgaattGTTTGTACAG GCTGGACCTCTCTGCAAAACCAAGATTCCCAAAGACAATGAAGGAAAACAGAAGACGTTCGGCTTCGCTGTGTACCGACATGAAGTGTCGGTGCCTTACGCCATGCAGCTGCTGGATGGGACGACGCTGTTCGGCAAGACGATCGGTGTTCAGTTTAGATCAG GAAGCAGCCACAGCAACAGCCCCGGGAAGCAGCAAAACACGAGCCCTGGCAACACTCCCAACCCCCATGGCCGAAT AACTCCGGTCCAGTGGAATTCCCCTCCTTACTCCCCTTCTCCTCAAAATCAAAGGACATATTCTTCTCCAGACAGCCTGCAGAAGCATGTTGTG ATGAACAACATGATGTTGCAGCTGCACATGCAGCAGCTTCAGCAGTTGAATGGGGGGGGCTTAGCCGGCGCTGCACCGAGGAACCAGCCTAGCGCCGGGGCCCCTGGTGGCATCGGCGGCGGCTCTTGGCAACAGGACAACCCTTCAAATTGGCAGCGACAGTCGTCCCAGCAGCagtacaacaacaacagcggcgGTGGCGCTAACGACAGCAGCAGTATCCACCACAGCCGGAGTCAGCGCTACACAGAGGAGTCCAGCCGTCACCAGCAGAACACTCACAATAGGGACAACTATCACCACAACGACCGGCGGACTGggcgtcaccatgacaacagcgGAGGCCGTCCCTACGACACCCACCGGGGCGGACAACGTGGAAATCAGGAGGGTAGACATAGACGCTACTGA